A single window of Rickettsiella endosymbiont of Dermanyssus gallinae DNA harbors:
- a CDS encoding rod shape-determining protein — protein MLSKFRGLFSKDISIDLGTANSLIYVRGEGIVLNEPSVVAIRMEEGNQRSVLAVGWEAKRMLGRTPGNINAIRPLKDGVIADFFVTEKMLQHFIHKVHQNRFLRPAPRILICVPCGSTQVERRAIRESALGAGAREVYLIEEPMAAAIGAGMPVDEARGSLVVDIGGGTTEVAVISLGGVVYAQSVRIGGDRFDEAIVNYVRRTYGSLIGEPTAERIKHEIGTAFALPEVREMEIRGRNISEGVPRAFVLTSNEILEALQEPLSNIIGAIRTGLEQTPPELAADISERGMVLTGGGALLRNLDRLIAEETGMPVVVAEDPLTCVARGGGRALEIIDEMGGGFLVKD, from the coding sequence ATGCTAAGCAAATTCCGCGGATTATTTTCTAAAGACATTTCCATTGATCTAGGTACAGCAAATTCCTTGATTTATGTGCGTGGCGAGGGGATTGTGCTGAATGAGCCTTCCGTCGTTGCGATTCGTATGGAGGAAGGTAATCAACGCTCTGTACTGGCGGTGGGCTGGGAAGCTAAACGCATGTTAGGCCGTACGCCCGGTAACATTAATGCCATTCGTCCTTTAAAAGACGGTGTTATTGCCGATTTCTTCGTGACAGAGAAGATGCTTCAGCATTTTATTCATAAAGTGCACCAAAATCGTTTTTTACGTCCCGCGCCCCGTATATTGATTTGCGTTCCTTGTGGTTCAACGCAAGTAGAGCGGCGAGCCATCCGGGAATCAGCCTTAGGGGCTGGTGCAAGGGAAGTGTATTTAATTGAAGAGCCAATGGCGGCGGCTATCGGTGCCGGGATGCCCGTGGATGAAGCACGTGGTTCTTTGGTGGTTGATATCGGTGGCGGAACAACAGAAGTTGCCGTGATTTCTTTAGGTGGCGTGGTGTATGCGCAATCCGTACGTATTGGTGGTGATCGATTTGATGAAGCGATTGTTAATTATGTGCGACGTACCTACGGTAGCTTAATTGGTGAGCCCACCGCGGAAAGAATTAAACACGAAATTGGTACTGCTTTTGCATTGCCTGAAGTGCGTGAAATGGAAATACGGGGACGAAATATTTCAGAAGGTGTTCCTCGAGCGTTTGTATTGACGAGTAATGAAATTTTAGAAGCCTTACAAGAGCCACTTTCCAATATTATCGGTGCTATTCGTACCGGCTTAGAACAGACGCCGCCTGAATTGGCCGCCGATATTTCAGAACGCGGGATGGTATTAACCGGAGGAGGCGCTTTACTGCGAAACCTCGATCGCTTAATTGCTGAAGAAACAGGTATGCCAGTGGTTGTTGCGGAAGATCCTTTAACCTGTGTTGCGCGCGGCGGTGGGCGTGCACTAGAAATTATTGATGAAATGGGTGGCGGCTTCTTAGTCAAAGACTAA
- the mreC gene encoding rod shape-determining protein MreC — translation MLFNQGRTPLWLRLGFFIVLSIVLLLLDYHHYLPSLRRILNNAAAPLQYVIDAPLRLLNKVDQSVTTQSVLRTDNIKLQSQQLFLEAKLQRFDALESENRQLSQLLSASEHLKKQRIELARLLLVNADPLLNEVLLDKGQNDGVYIGQPVIDADGIMGQVISVDLLTSRVLLLTDFRSAIPVQDVRSDARGILVGRGRLAKLTLRDTPGTVDIKVNDLLVTSGLGGHYPPGYPVGLVSSVKVNVATQFASIQVTPSAQLNRNRPVLLIWSDKSAGAAAKVAPPHSKTLKK, via the coding sequence CTGTTATTTAATCAAGGAAGAACCCCATTATGGTTACGTTTGGGTTTCTTCATTGTTTTATCGATAGTATTACTGCTATTAGATTATCACCATTATCTTCCTTCGCTGCGTCGCATCTTAAATAATGCCGCAGCGCCTCTACAGTATGTCATTGATGCGCCGCTTCGCCTCTTGAATAAAGTGGATCAAAGTGTCACAACACAAAGCGTATTACGTACCGACAATATAAAATTACAGTCACAGCAATTATTTCTTGAAGCAAAATTACAACGCTTTGATGCCTTAGAAAGTGAAAATAGGCAACTAAGTCAATTATTATCGGCGTCTGAACATCTAAAAAAACAACGCATAGAATTAGCACGATTATTGTTGGTCAACGCTGACCCGTTACTGAATGAAGTGCTTCTCGATAAAGGACAGAACGATGGTGTTTATATAGGACAACCCGTTATTGATGCCGATGGTATTATGGGACAAGTGATCAGCGTGGATTTATTAACCAGTCGCGTGTTGTTACTAACAGATTTTCGCAGTGCTATTCCTGTGCAAGATGTACGTAGCGATGCTAGAGGTATTTTAGTGGGTAGAGGACGCTTAGCTAAGTTAACATTGCGGGATACACCGGGTACGGTAGATATCAAAGTGAATGATCTTTTAGTGACATCCGGTTTAGGTGGGCATTATCCACCGGGTTATCCAGTCGGTCTGGTTAGTTCTGTCAAGGTGAATGTTGCTACACAATTTGCCAGCATACAAGTGACGCCGAGTGCACAATTAAATCGTAATAGACCTGTGTTGTTGATTTGGTCTGATAAATCCGCAGGTGCTGCTGCAAAAGTGGCGCCGCCGCACTCCAAAACACTTAAAAAGTAG
- the mreD gene encoding rod shape-determining protein MreD encodes MKPLYFSTYLLLIFSFVFAVMANIVPLTPTLALIYPLWLPLILIYWVMVLPEHIHLTLAWSFGLIIDVLHGSYLGEHSLALCVITFLAYRFHLQFRMFPLTQQMLFVFMLLLIYAGLLAWIQSMLKVTIQLRWLWVSLIVSAFMWPVLQKLLRISPIDMRH; translated from the coding sequence ATGAAACCGCTTTACTTCTCTACGTATTTGCTGCTTATTTTTAGTTTTGTTTTCGCAGTCATGGCAAATATTGTGCCTTTAACGCCAACACTGGCATTAATTTATCCCTTATGGTTACCGCTGATTTTAATTTATTGGGTGATGGTTTTACCTGAACATATTCATTTGACCTTAGCGTGGAGCTTTGGCTTAATTATTGACGTACTACATGGCAGTTATTTGGGCGAACACAGTCTTGCATTATGCGTGATTACTTTTTTAGCTTATCGTTTTCATTTGCAATTTCGTATGTTCCCTCTAACACAACAAATGTTGTTCGTTTTTATGTTGTTGCTTATTTATGCCGGCTTGCTTGCTTGGATTCAATCAATGCTTAAGGTAACGATTCAGCTTCGTTGGTTATGGGTTTCTTTAATTGTCAGTGCGTTTATGTGGCCAGTATTACAAAAACTACTAAGAATAAGTCCCATCGATATGCGGCATTAA
- a CDS encoding glycosyltransferase family 9 protein, with protein MRRIGDVLLVTPLIRTFKHHWPDAQIDVLVFKGTESILANNKDIRTVISIEERPHFSSHCRLIKKIFRAYDLSISTLPNDKSTLYAFFAAHYRVGMLSEDKSRWWKSRLLSKAVEFDNLSTHTVVMNLRLAEILQLTPSLEIVLAWNEQDAARVANYIDVADQKMAVLHIMPKFSYKEWVLQGWLQLAHCLQMRGYTVVFSGGNTKQEKKIVSEILAHLKGNAINTVGCFSLSQLAFLLHHSQLYIGPDTVVTHMAAAVGIPTIALFGPTNPVKWGPWPKAWNSLSNPFVHKGSQQRNNVYLIQGVGGSCVPCFQEGCERHTKSRSRCLENLTAQQVIAVIQQLTDTVREPVAVS; from the coding sequence ATGCGCCGCATTGGCGATGTTTTGTTGGTGACGCCTTTAATTCGAACGTTTAAGCATCATTGGCCCGATGCGCAAATCGATGTATTAGTATTCAAGGGTACAGAATCTATTCTGGCTAATAATAAGGATATACGGACTGTTATTTCCATAGAAGAACGTCCTCACTTTTCTTCCCATTGTCGTTTAATAAAAAAGATTTTCCGTGCTTACGATCTTTCAATCTCCACCTTACCGAATGATAAATCAACACTGTATGCTTTTTTTGCTGCGCATTATCGTGTGGGTATGCTAAGTGAGGATAAAAGCCGATGGTGGAAATCGCGTTTGCTTTCCAAGGCAGTCGAGTTTGATAATTTATCAACCCATACCGTCGTAATGAATTTACGGTTAGCAGAAATTCTGCAATTAACGCCTTCCCTTGAGATTGTATTAGCTTGGAATGAACAAGATGCGGCGCGGGTTGCAAACTATATTGACGTTGCTGATCAAAAAATGGCTGTATTACATATTATGCCCAAATTTTCTTATAAAGAATGGGTGCTGCAAGGGTGGTTACAGCTGGCACATTGTTTGCAGATGCGTGGTTATACCGTTGTTTTTAGCGGCGGGAATACCAAACAAGAAAAAAAAATAGTCAGCGAGATACTTGCGCATCTAAAAGGTAATGCCATTAATACGGTGGGATGCTTCAGTTTAAGCCAGCTGGCATTTTTATTACACCATAGTCAACTTTATATTGGTCCTGACACCGTTGTGACACATATGGCAGCCGCTGTAGGTATACCGACAATAGCCTTATTTGGGCCGACTAATCCGGTAAAATGGGGGCCATGGCCAAAAGCATGGAACTCATTGAGTAATCCGTTTGTTCATAAAGGATCGCAACAAAGAAATAATGTGTATTTAATTCAAGGCGTGGGTGGTTCCTGTGTGCCTTGTTTTCAAGAAGGTTGTGAGCGACATACAAAAAGTCGAAGTCGTTGTCTGGAAAATTTAACCGCGCAACAAGTGATTGCGGTTATTCAACAGTTAACGGATACGGTACGAGAGCCTGTAGCAGTATCTTAA
- a CDS encoding glycosyltransferase family 2 protein, whose protein sequence is MQLSVIIISKNASSDIRFCLESVKWADEIIVLDSRSTDNTLEICSEYTPNVFSTDWPGFGAQKNRALAKAQGKWVLSIDTDEVLSEALIVEIKQIISNSKICQDAYSIKRVSYFCGKKIHYGDWGNDRIVRLFKNHLKIQFSPVPVHEKIVNYHHLGYLKHFIFHQTTKNISQMLIKLDSYSTSGAQLAYQRGKKSSVLKAGLHGAWCFIRGYFIRLGFLDGREGFILAVSNAMGVFYRYVKLIYLYQAHAKEL, encoded by the coding sequence ATGCAATTAAGTGTCATTATTATTAGCAAAAACGCGTCCAGCGATATTCGCTTTTGTCTGGAGTCCGTTAAATGGGCAGATGAAATTATCGTATTGGACTCACGTAGCACAGATAATACACTGGAAATTTGTTCAGAATATACACCAAATGTTTTTTCCACCGATTGGCCTGGGTTTGGGGCGCAAAAAAATCGCGCTTTAGCCAAAGCACAAGGAAAGTGGGTTTTATCGATTGATACGGATGAGGTATTGAGCGAGGCGTTAATCGTTGAAATAAAGCAAATTATTTCTAACTCAAAAATTTGTCAGGATGCCTATAGTATAAAGCGAGTTTCCTATTTTTGTGGAAAGAAAATTCATTATGGCGATTGGGGTAATGATAGGATCGTGCGTTTATTTAAAAACCATCTAAAGATTCAGTTTAGCCCCGTGCCTGTGCATGAAAAAATCGTCAATTATCATCATTTAGGCTATCTGAAACATTTTATTTTTCATCAGACTACTAAAAATATCAGTCAAATGCTGATTAAGTTAGATAGCTATTCAACATCCGGCGCGCAACTTGCGTATCAACGTGGTAAAAAATCCAGTGTGCTTAAAGCAGGTTTGCATGGCGCGTGGTGCTTTATTCGCGGTTATTTCATACGTCTAGGTTTTCTGGATGGGCGAGAAGGATTTATATTAGCTGTCTCCAATGCCATGGGCGTTTTCTATCGCTATGTAAAATTAATTTATTTATATCAAGCACACGCTAAAGAATTATAG